Proteins encoded by one window of Salvia splendens isolate huo1 chromosome 14, SspV2, whole genome shotgun sequence:
- the LOC121764668 gene encoding uncharacterized protein LOC121764668 → MTAASEIGSQVGVQFNEAELAIRVKIMSIRYRTFKEVVNHPGMYWDKREICIFADGCVWTKFLLKHPFAAAYHYYDKPEYSKIRCLFGIDDVKEDSHTDLISIPSSSDADSSEDSGCYEVAPDNEEVNSPAVFPKPTVRCKLFDDDVEAIDRESTTAKGIYWIDVGPDENLRTRLKKSRTLPKDPFIKNDGEDTL, encoded by the exons ATGACAGCGGCTTCCGAAATTGGCTCCCAAGTAGGTGTGCAGTTCAATGAAGCCGAGCTCGCCATCCGTGTCAAAATCATGTCCATACGCTATCGAACCTTTAAAGAGGTTGTGAACCATCCAGGGATGTACTGGGATAAACGCGAGATATGCATCTTCGCAGATGGTTGCGTCTGGACGAAGTTCCTGCTG AAGCATCCATTTGCTGCGGCCTACCACTACTATGACAAACCTGAGTATAGCAAGATTCGTTGCTTGTTCGGCATAGACGACGTGAAGGAGGATTCACATACTGATCTCATTAGCATCCCATCCTCAAGTGATGCTGACTCATCCGAGGACTCTGGCTGTTACGAGGTTGCACCGGACAACGAAGAAGTGAACTCACCCGCTGTCTTTCCCAAGCCCACAGTCCGCTGCAAATTGTTCGACGATGACGTCGAGGCCATTGACAGGGAGTCCACGACTGCTAAGGGGATATATTGGATTGATGTCGGACCAGATGAGAACCTGCGCACAAGGCTGAAGAAGAGTCGGACTCTGCCCAAAGATCCCTTCATCAAGAATGACGGCGAGGACACTTTATAG
- the LOC121763929 gene encoding protein GRAVITROPIC IN THE LIGHT 1-like, producing the protein MGLESDNQGMAFAATSNPPANIAEFVSKITQVSKFRSIGVFHSTSENVDHGHVYPMISGNNARLPDEQSDEDALFCAKKVSPKHAELQKIGNLCAPVELLQLFDTLLALKIAYVKLQEAHVPYDPEKVRVADEEVMFQLDTLGKIKKAYKEKQLKEVNAFSAGSTLFLAEVKVKEQQLEKLKSQAKNKSKKVANLRKKLQELETKNQKLSEEIEERERERFAGLNHYSLESVVRAVGKAIHDFAKPLIALMKHSEWDLDQAAYAIQSSVVYAKRSHKKYAFEAYITRRMFHGFLQQPCFLGNIMKLDDPIVALIEDPQSSFAKFCRAKYMLVVHPRMEESFFGNLDHRNFVANGIHPYTLFYRAFVRMARCVWYLQALIGYIEPEAEMFGVKQGTEFLDGYMEVVDELKEYKTMDNDHQRYKVEFLVMPGFMVRGSLIRSQVYVSKGEFSNGRR; encoded by the coding sequence ATGGGATTGGAGTCAGACAATCAGGGGATGGCGTTTGCAGCTACTTCTAACCCCCCTGCAAATATAGCTGAATTCGTTTCAAAAATCACCCAAGTTTCTAAATTTAGGTCCATTGGTGTATTTCATAGTACGTCGGAGAATGTGGACCACGGCCATGTTTACCCGATGATTTCTGGCAACAATGCTCGTTTACCGGATGAACAAAGTGACGAAGATGCTCTGTTTTGCGCCAAAAAAGTCTCTCCGAAGCATGCCGAGCTGCAAAAGATTGGAAATTTATGCGCCCCTGTGGAGCTTCTGCAGTTGTTTGACACGCTTCTGGCGTTAAAAATAGCGTATGTTAAACTCCAAGAAGCGCACGTTCCGTATGATCCCGAGAAAGTTAGAGTTGCTGATGAAGAGGTTATGTTTCAGCTCGATACGCTTGGCAAGATTAAGAAGGCTTATAAGGAGAAGCAATTGAAGGAAGTTAATGCCTTTTCTGCTGGTTCAACTCTTTTTCTTGCTGAAGTTAAGGTTAAGGAGCAACAGCTGGAGAAGTTGAAATCTCAAGCTAAGAACAAGAGCAAGAAAGTTGCTAATTTGCGCAAAAAGCTTCAGGAGCTGGAAACGAAGAACCAAAAGCTGTCTGAAGAGATTGAGGAGCGTGAGAGGGAAAGGTTTGCGGGTTTGAATCATTATTCCTTGGAGAGTGTTGTCAGGGCAGTTGGAAAAGCTATTCATGATTTTGCAAAGCCATTGATTGCCTTGATGAAACATTCGGAGTGGGATCTAGACCAAGCTGCTTACGCAATACAATCATCGGTTGTGTATGCAAAGAGGTCACACAAGAAATACGCGTTTGAAGCTTATATTACCAGAAGGATGTTTCATGGGTTTCTGCAACAGCCTTGCTTTTTAGGGAACATAATGAAGCTGGATGACCCTATCGTTGCTTTGATTGAAGACCCACAATCTAGTTTTGCCAAGTTTTGCAGAGCAAAATACATGCTAGTAGTTCATCCCAGGATGGAAGAATCATTCTTCGGTAATTTGGACCACAGGAATTTCGTGGCTAATGGGATTCACCCATATACCCTGTTTTATCGTGCTTTTGTCAGAATGGCAAGATGTGTATGGTATTTGCAGGCACTGATTGGTTATATCGAGCCTGAAGCTGAAATGTTCGGTGTTAAGCAAGGAACTGAGTTCTTGGATGGTTACATGGAGGTTGTAGATGAGCTCAAGGAGTACAAGACCATGGACAACGACCACCAAAGATACAAAGTTGAGTTCTTGGTAATGCCTGGTTTTATGGTAAGGGGCAGTTTGATCAGGTCTCAAGTATATGTTTCTAAAGGGGAGTTCTCAAATGGCAGACGTTAG
- the LOC121764765 gene encoding EPIDERMAL PATTERNING FACTOR-like protein 6 translates to MEICLNIFGRRRRSRRRNAIKEWRFPIALTILFFFLCFCAPFISCQNPQILPESMSLMTIGADVISYKGLESYKIGGARRLLSGPGSSPPRCSSKCGSCTPCTPVHVPVPPGTPVTTEYYPEAWRCKCRNKFYIP, encoded by the exons ATGGAGATCTGTCTGAATATctttggaagaagaagaagatcaagAAGAAGAAATGCGATTAAGGAGTGGAGATTTCCCATTGCTCTTACtatccttttcttcttcttatgTTTTTGTGCCCCTTTTATATCCTGTCAAAATCCACAAATTCTTCCAG AGAGTATGAGTTTAATGACTATTGGAGCTGATGTTATTTCTTACAAG GGCTTAGAAAGCTACAAGATTGGAGGAGCAAGACGGCTACTCAGTGGCCCGGGATCCTCTCCGCCGCGATGCAGCTCAAAGTGCGGCAGCTGCACTCCCTGCACACCGGTTCATGTGCCGGTGCCACCGGGAACGCCGGTGACAACAGAGTACTATCCGGAAGCGTGGAGGTGCAAGTGTCGGAACAAATTCTACATACCCTAG